One window of Methanobacterium alkalithermotolerans genomic DNA carries:
- a CDS encoding MoaD/ThiS family protein: MKFTLINNKKTEQLSFKNNLTIKELLDQIEKPLETVVIKKNGQIVLEDEIIQEGDIIEVIQIIYGG, translated from the coding sequence ATGAAATTTACTCTTATAAATAATAAAAAAACAGAACAACTTTCATTTAAAAATAACTTAACCATAAAAGAATTACTGGATCAAATTGAAAAACCATTAGAAACAGTTGTAATTAAAAAAAATGGTCAGATTGTCCTGGAAGATGAGATAATTCAGGAAGGAGATATTATTGAGGTTATCCAGATAATTTATGGGGGATAA
- a CDS encoding TIGR00269 family protein gives MNCTKCGKKEVMMERKHSGQRLCPECFISGIQKKVLKDIRKYGLIEKGDKVMVALSGGKDSVMLLDILSSLQNRGIIDLMAVTIDEGIQGYRQDGIKIAENHARRLGIEHRVVSFKEYFNISLDEIMALPFPRGACTYCGVFRRWLINRTAREMGATKIATGHNLDDETQSIMMNYLEGNIENLRRIGPRSHPKSDKFIVKIKPIGEIPEREVGLYVVAKGLEVHFAGCPYSQESFRAEIGEIIKNLSKNHPTIMYSTLRGFHKIKTALKKEDSRNFTMDNCIKCGEPSAQELCRACVFCEELEKKKTH, from the coding sequence ATGAATTGCACCAAATGCGGTAAAAAAGAGGTAATGATGGAGAGGAAACACTCCGGTCAGAGGCTATGCCCCGAATGCTTTATTTCAGGAATCCAAAAAAAGGTTCTAAAAGATATCCGCAAATATGGCCTTATTGAAAAAGGGGATAAGGTTATGGTGGCTTTATCTGGAGGCAAAGACAGTGTCATGCTACTGGATATTTTAAGCTCCCTTCAAAATAGAGGAATAATTGATTTGATGGCTGTTACCATTGATGAAGGAATTCAAGGATACCGTCAGGACGGAATAAAAATTGCAGAAAATCATGCCCGCCGGCTGGGGATTGAACACCGGGTTGTCAGTTTTAAAGAATACTTTAATATATCTCTGGATGAAATAATGGCCCTTCCCTTTCCCCGGGGAGCCTGTACCTACTGCGGAGTTTTCCGGCGATGGCTTATAAATAGAACTGCGCGAGAAATGGGTGCCACTAAAATTGCCACCGGACATAACCTGGATGATGAAACCCAGTCCATTATGATGAACTATCTGGAAGGAAACATTGAAAACCTCAGGAGAATTGGTCCCCGTTCCCATCCTAAAAGTGATAAGTTCATTGTCAAAATCAAACCAATAGGTGAAATTCCGGAAAGGGAGGTGGGATTATATGTGGTGGCCAAAGGACTGGAAGTACATTTTGCTGGATGTCCTTACTCCCAGGAATCATTCCGGGCTGAAATCGGGGAAATTATAAAAAATTTATCAAAAAACCATCCCACCATAATGTATTCTACTTTACGCGGATTCCATAAGATAAAAACCGCCCTTAAAAAGGAAGATTCCCGAAATTTCACCATGGATAATTGCATAAAATGTGGAGAACCATCTGCACAGGAACTTTGCCGGGCCTGTGTATTCTGTGAAGAACTGGAAAAGAAAAAAACTCATTAA
- the porB gene encoding pyruvate synthase subunit PorB has product MKIPEEEFLAPGHRGCAGCGATVGVRLALKMLGKNTVAISPTGCLEVITTPYPETAWEIPWIHVAFENAGAVASGVERALKAQGKEDVNVVVFAGDGGTADIGMQALSGAMERGHNLIYICYDNEAYMNTGIQRSGATPYGASTTTSPHGKESFGENKPKKNIPMIMAAHGVPYVATASISYPEDFMKKVKKASEVEGPAYIHLHQPCTTGWGFDTSKTIELGRLAVETGSWILYEIVDGEFKVTYRPMQRKPVNEYLEAQKRFKHLADDEKEKIQQYVDKMCAELKI; this is encoded by the coding sequence ATGAAAATACCTGAAGAAGAATTCCTTGCCCCGGGTCACCGGGGATGTGCCGGATGTGGTGCCACTGTTGGTGTCAGGTTAGCACTTAAAATGCTGGGAAAAAATACGGTGGCTATTTCACCTACCGGCTGTTTGGAAGTTATTACCACTCCCTATCCAGAAACAGCCTGGGAAATTCCCTGGATACATGTAGCCTTTGAAAATGCAGGGGCAGTGGCTTCTGGGGTAGAAAGAGCCCTTAAAGCACAGGGAAAAGAAGACGTTAATGTGGTAGTCTTTGCTGGAGACGGAGGTACTGCAGATATTGGTATGCAGGCATTATCCGGTGCTATGGAAAGAGGACATAACCTCATCTACATCTGTTATGATAACGAAGCTTACATGAATACCGGGATCCAGAGAAGTGGTGCAACTCCTTACGGTGCCTCCACTACTACTTCACCACATGGTAAAGAGAGTTTTGGGGAAAATAAACCAAAGAAAAATATCCCCATGATTATGGCTGCCCATGGAGTTCCTTATGTAGCCACCGCCTCCATATCTTATCCCGAAGATTTTATGAAAAAGGTTAAAAAAGCTTCAGAAGTTGAAGGGCCTGCATACATCCATTTACACCAACCATGTACCACCGGATGGGGTTTTGATACTTCTAAAACTATTGAATTAGGCCGTTTAGCTGTAGAAACCGGTTCATGGATTCTTTATGAGATAGTGGATGGTGAGTTTAAAGTAACTTATCGACCTATGCAAAGAAAACCTGTTAATGAATATCTGGAAGCTCAAAAAAGATTTAAGCACCTTGCAGACGATGAAAAAGAAAAAATACAGCAATATGTGGACAAGATGTGTGCTGAGTTGAAAATATAA
- a CDS encoding damage-control phosphatase ARMT1 family protein — MKVYYECASCFLRQSREALELATDDENLKIEITEKIIQLLSDEFKKGAPSNVIGTRMHRLIKDLSGNPDPYLQEKKRGNRIAEKFQEEVGYLLKKDSSLINYIKVAIAGNLLDFAAMGVNFDPSAVILEKIAEPLIIDHSSYLEEALHEANSLLYLADNAGEIVFDKMLLEKLLEYNLDITVAVKEKPILNDATMEDALEIGLDRMVKVISTGTDSVGIIYSQISPEFKELVDGAELIISKGMGNYEGLTEMELGEKKVFCLLNVKCSAISRDIGAEEGSAVVLKL, encoded by the coding sequence ATGAAAGTTTACTATGAGTGTGCGTCCTGTTTTTTACGACAGTCCAGAGAAGCTCTGGAACTGGCCACAGATGATGAAAACTTAAAAATAGAAATCACTGAAAAGATTATTCAATTACTATCAGATGAATTCAAAAAAGGCGCACCATCCAATGTAATCGGAACCAGGATGCATCGCCTGATAAAGGATTTGAGTGGGAATCCTGATCCCTATTTACAGGAGAAAAAAAGAGGAAATCGTATAGCTGAAAAATTCCAGGAAGAGGTTGGTTATTTACTAAAAAAGGATTCTTCTTTAATAAATTATATTAAAGTCGCCATTGCAGGTAATTTACTGGATTTTGCTGCTATGGGAGTAAATTTTGACCCTTCAGCAGTGATATTAGAAAAAATTGCAGAGCCCTTAATAATAGACCATAGCTCTTATCTGGAAGAGGCCTTACATGAAGCGAACTCCTTACTCTATCTGGCAGATAATGCTGGTGAAATTGTTTTTGATAAAATGCTCCTGGAAAAACTACTAGAATACAATCTGGATATAACGGTAGCAGTCAAAGAAAAACCTATCCTCAATGACGCCACCATGGAAGATGCCCTGGAAATCGGTCTGGACCGAATGGTCAAAGTGATTAGTACCGGAACCGATTCAGTTGGCATAATTTATTCTCAAATTTCTCCAGAATTTAAGGAATTGGTGGATGGGGCAGAACTTATAATCTCCAAGGGCATGGGGAACTATGAAGGACTTACCGAAATGGAACTGGGAGAAAAAAAAGTATTCTGTCTTTTAAATGTAAAGTGCAGTGCTATTTCCAGGGATATAGGGGCCGAAGAAGGCTCTGCAGTGGTTTTGAAACTTTAA
- a CDS encoding adenylyltransferase/cytidyltransferase family protein yields MIGISADFDPVHKGHVKLIEKGKEIGKETGDEVVIYLNKGFSANHAPFFVSYEARKEMALEAGADRVVPIEGLHHRLTLAYTVPIRIAMMIEDGVVDYVDAANVSTPTIIKHAKKFAKKEIFSGIPRNLPNRNVIRWFAVNEFLYKKYKKKMKFHIIPELEMGGKISGREIRRAIVENDMKIPPEVKSLLPHTTTKILEREIKKGNVAPGRNLEAITKRMNTYSRSSLMQIAHLNADAINSIIKGRVYRQEDQIWAAFRRAGYGPVLTRLAISALEEDISKEEVLHLIRSYEKKGIVPPDQTIEKVIERSWFVAKKSEEGFKSSEAHQKFMNGEKIKDSSPLAFDAGLSVRSFEVDYLKDDLPANIYVDQNGLLACELRTEGKKIKSPLKLPGVMVTYLRLLLDSQFIPVSARVIKKARGIRIRIYVGKSN; encoded by the coding sequence GTGATAGGAATTAGTGCCGATTTTGACCCGGTGCATAAGGGTCATGTGAAATTGATTGAAAAGGGAAAAGAAATAGGGAAAGAAACCGGGGATGAGGTAGTAATATACCTCAACAAGGGCTTTAGTGCTAACCATGCTCCATTTTTTGTTAGTTATGAGGCCCGAAAAGAAATGGCCCTTGAAGCAGGGGCAGATAGAGTGGTTCCCATTGAAGGATTGCACCACCGATTAACCCTGGCTTATACCGTTCCTATCCGTATTGCCATGATGATTGAAGATGGGGTAGTAGATTATGTGGATGCTGCCAATGTATCCACCCCCACCATCATAAAACATGCTAAAAAATTTGCAAAAAAAGAAATATTCAGTGGGATACCCCGTAATCTTCCTAACCGAAATGTTATTCGCTGGTTTGCAGTTAATGAATTTTTATATAAAAAATATAAAAAAAAGATGAAGTTTCATATCATACCTGAACTGGAAATGGGAGGTAAGATATCTGGAAGGGAAATAAGAAGAGCTATTGTGGAAAATGATATGAAGATACCTCCAGAAGTAAAAAGCCTTCTTCCCCACACCACCACTAAAATTCTGGAAAGGGAAATAAAAAAGGGTAATGTGGCCCCCGGGAGAAATCTGGAAGCTATAACCAAGAGAATGAATACCTATTCCCGGTCCAGTTTGATGCAAATTGCACATTTAAATGCAGATGCCATAAACTCCATTATTAAAGGAAGAGTGTACCGACAGGAAGATCAAATATGGGCTGCCTTTAGAAGAGCAGGATATGGGCCAGTATTGACCCGGTTGGCTATAAGTGCACTGGAAGAAGATATATCCAAAGAGGAAGTTCTACATCTTATAAGGAGTTATGAGAAGAAGGGAATAGTACCCCCTGATCAGACCATAGAAAAAGTTATTGAAAGATCATGGTTTGTGGCTAAAAAAAGTGAAGAAGGTTTTAAATCATCTGAAGCTCATCAAAAATTCATGAATGGTGAAAAAATAAAAGATTCATCACCCCTGGCCTTTGATGCAGGATTAAGTGTGAGAAGTTTTGAAGTGGATTATCTAAAAGATGATTTACCAGCTAATATCTATGTGGATCAAAATGGGCTCCTGGCCTGTGAACTAAGAACAGAGGGTAAGAAAATTAAAAGCCCTTTAAAACTTCCAGGAGTAATGGTAACCTATTTAAGGCTTTTACTTGATTCCCAGTTTATACCAGTAAGTGCCAGGGTAATTAAAAAAGCCAGAGGAATTAGAATCCGAATATATGTGGGTAAATCAAATTAA
- a CDS encoding thioredoxin family protein yields MKKWILFAAVFTLVMVGIFAFIGSQMSPDTNDANSEDISQSNAEFRWYTDLNSAISAAEKTNKQIFAVFTADWCPACVELESRTLSKPEVQKEMARKYILVKIDVDSNPQPSSQYRIFSLPTMLIMDSNGNEIRRIEGYITANQLLSQL; encoded by the coding sequence ATGAAAAAATGGATATTATTTGCGGCTGTTTTTACCCTGGTTATGGTGGGTATTTTCGCTTTTATTGGATCACAAATGTCCCCTGATACTAATGATGCAAATTCAGAAGATATATCACAGAGTAATGCGGAATTCAGATGGTATACGGATTTAAATTCTGCTATTTCCGCAGCCGAAAAAACCAATAAACAAATATTCGCAGTTTTTACTGCAGACTGGTGTCCGGCCTGTGTGGAGCTGGAATCAAGAACTCTTTCTAAACCGGAGGTTCAAAAGGAAATGGCTCGAAAGTATATTCTGGTTAAGATTGATGTGGATAGCAACCCTCAACCCTCCTCCCAATATAGAATATTTAGCCTACCGACTATGCTGATAATGGATTCTAATGGAAATGAAATAAGAAGAATAGAAGGCTACATTACTGCAAATCAACTTTTAAGCCAATTATAA
- a CDS encoding dihydropteroate synthase-like protein, with translation MKVLIITGKLASQVVKKVSARSKQNVEIHVANTPIAAFLTPKKIINELNSRIDLNLDDIDIIIIPGLIRKDATYIQEKTGIPSFKGPTDAADLDIVLDLLEELELSPKTSADKLIEEEQRRKALEFIENFEKDENLIKKLLKKDENILVGQLPVGEDFPMRVLAEIANAPLLTKDELLKRAEYFVKSGADMVDLGMVAGENLSSKIPGMVSLVKEHLGDIPLSIDSLNPREIEVAVNCGVDMVLSLDHGNYEELLPLLKEKEIPAVILPTDYKRGWVPETVEERIDSLIDLKKKCKGIDVIADLILDPLNSSSIVDSIRAMGDFYHKEKCPLFFGIGNVTELLDTDSVGVNALLSGISMELGASILFTPEESGKTKGSVYELAVSSKMMFLAKNRDSVPKDLGINLVFFKDKRKGEKVRENLKVPVLKAKEANKFRQDPAGSFKIMVDDGQIKVVHYLDTEPTLALIGENAKILYENILGRNLVSNLEHAAYLGSELQKAEIALITGKNYIQDFELFKKPFLLH, from the coding sequence ATGAAAGTTCTGATAATCACTGGAAAATTAGCTAGCCAGGTAGTAAAGAAAGTATCTGCGCGTTCTAAGCAAAATGTAGAGATACACGTAGCCAATACTCCCATAGCTGCTTTTTTAACTCCTAAAAAAATAATTAATGAGCTTAATTCCCGAATAGATCTGAATCTTGATGATATAGATATTATAATTATCCCGGGACTTATAAGAAAAGATGCCACCTATATCCAGGAAAAAACAGGTATCCCTTCATTTAAAGGCCCTACTGATGCGGCTGATTTGGATATTGTCCTGGATTTACTGGAAGAACTGGAATTATCTCCCAAAACTTCAGCTGATAAACTAATTGAAGAAGAACAAAGAAGAAAAGCTTTGGAATTTATAGAAAACTTTGAAAAAGATGAAAATTTAATAAAAAAGCTCTTAAAAAAAGATGAAAATATTCTGGTGGGCCAGCTCCCGGTGGGAGAAGATTTTCCTATGAGAGTGCTGGCAGAAATAGCTAATGCTCCCTTACTCACTAAGGATGAATTATTAAAAAGGGCCGAATATTTTGTAAAATCCGGTGCAGATATGGTGGATTTAGGTATGGTGGCCGGAGAAAACTTATCTTCGAAAATACCGGGAATGGTATCTTTAGTAAAAGAACATCTGGGTGATATCCCGCTTAGTATAGATTCCCTTAACCCCCGGGAAATAGAAGTCGCTGTTAATTGCGGGGTGGATATGGTACTCAGTCTGGATCATGGTAATTATGAAGAGTTATTACCTCTCCTGAAGGAGAAAGAAATCCCAGCTGTAATATTACCTACAGATTATAAGCGGGGATGGGTACCGGAAACAGTAGAAGAGAGGATTGATTCTTTAATTGATCTTAAAAAGAAATGTAAAGGCATAGATGTGATTGCTGATTTGATTCTTGATCCTCTGAATAGTAGCAGTATAGTTGATTCCATCCGGGCCATGGGCGATTTTTACCATAAAGAGAAATGTCCCTTATTTTTTGGGATAGGAAATGTCACAGAACTTTTAGATACAGATTCAGTGGGTGTTAATGCTCTTTTATCTGGAATATCCATGGAGTTAGGTGCCAGTATATTATTTACACCAGAAGAGAGTGGTAAAACTAAAGGAAGTGTTTATGAACTGGCAGTATCCTCAAAAATGATGTTTTTGGCTAAAAACAGGGATTCTGTTCCTAAAGACCTGGGTATTAACCTGGTATTTTTCAAAGATAAAAGAAAGGGAGAAAAAGTTCGGGAAAACTTAAAGGTTCCAGTACTTAAAGCCAAGGAAGCTAATAAATTTAGGCAGGATCCCGCCGGAAGTTTTAAGATAATGGTAGATGACGGTCAAATTAAAGTGGTTCACTACTTAGACACCGAACCTACCCTGGCCCTGATAGGTGAAAACGCTAAAATTTTATATGAAAATATATTGGGGCGCAATCTGGTCTCAAATTTAGAACATGCAGCATATCTGGGATCTGAACTTCAAAAGGCCGAAATAGCTTTAATAACTGGTAAAAATTATATTCAGGATTTCGAATTATTCAAAAAACCATTTCTATTACATTAA
- the porA gene encoding pyruvate synthase subunit PorA: MVVKVISANNAVSHAAKLAKPQVIPVYPITPQTSISEYLAKFVADGDLDSEYIMVESEHSAISAAVGASGTGVRVFTATSSQGLALMHEILFAAAGLRNPIVMANANRSLAAPLSIWNDHQDSISQRDTGWMQIYVENGQEALDSILRCYRISEDKDVLLPSMVCLDGFILTHTVEPVDIPSQELVDSFLPEYQPQESFLDPENPRSLGTFTDPNYYMEARYQMEVAMEKSKKVIEKVNQEFSEIFGRDYSVVEQYRCEGAEIILIAMGSICSTIRDVVDDMRGRGEKVGLLKVRNYRPFPKKEIYEAVKNADRVAVLDKNISFGMGGALYTEIKANIDVESCGFIVGLGGRDITPEHIEDIVNKTRNPTKEITWIGLKEEV; this comes from the coding sequence ATGGTTGTTAAAGTTATTTCCGCCAACAATGCTGTATCCCATGCAGCAAAGCTGGCCAAACCTCAAGTTATTCCCGTTTACCCTATAACCCCCCAAACCTCCATATCGGAATATCTGGCCAAATTTGTGGCAGATGGGGATCTCGACTCAGAATACATAATGGTCGAATCAGAGCACAGCGCCATAAGTGCCGCTGTGGGTGCTTCTGGAACAGGAGTAAGAGTATTTACCGCCACTTCATCCCAGGGTTTAGCATTGATGCATGAAATCCTCTTTGCCGCAGCAGGTTTAAGAAACCCCATTGTAATGGCCAATGCTAATCGTTCTTTAGCCGCTCCTTTAAGCATATGGAATGATCATCAGGACTCCATATCCCAGAGAGATACGGGATGGATGCAGATTTATGTGGAGAATGGGCAAGAAGCTTTGGATTCCATACTGAGGTGTTACAGAATTTCAGAAGACAAAGATGTTCTTTTACCCAGCATGGTGTGCTTGGATGGTTTTATTCTGACCCATACTGTGGAGCCAGTGGATATACCTTCCCAGGAATTAGTAGATAGCTTTTTACCCGAATATCAACCTCAAGAATCATTCCTGGACCCGGAAAATCCGCGTTCTTTAGGTACCTTCACCGATCCCAATTATTACATGGAAGCCCGATATCAGATGGAAGTGGCCATGGAAAAATCTAAGAAGGTCATTGAAAAGGTTAACCAGGAATTCAGTGAAATTTTTGGTCGTGACTATTCTGTTGTAGAGCAATACCGTTGTGAAGGAGCAGAAATTATTTTAATTGCTATGGGATCCATATGCAGTACCATTAGAGATGTTGTGGATGATATGAGAGGCCGGGGCGAAAAAGTAGGTCTTTTAAAAGTAAGAAATTATCGGCCTTTCCCTAAAAAGGAAATATACGAAGCTGTAAAAAATGCAGACCGCGTGGCTGTTTTAGACAAAAATATCAGCTTTGGAATGGGTGGTGCTCTTTACACCGAAATTAAAGCCAACATTGATGTGGAAAGTTGTGGATTCATTGTAGGATTAGGAGGTAGAGACATCACTCCTGAACATATTGAGGATATCGTAAATAAGACTCGTAATCCGACTAAAGAAATAACCTGGATTGGACTAAAGGAGGAAGTCTAA
- a CDS encoding NAD(P)-binding domain-containing protein, giving the protein MGFIGFGEVASTLTIELLINGAEVFTCVEGRSDFSRNLAQEKNVNTVPTNEALAQKVDIILSAVTPAAAIDAAASIGTNFKGTYVDINNVSPEVVKSALQHIKQGKVVDAAIIGSVNRKKVQILASGKDAPEFAQLNDFGLNIKIIGTEIGQASGIKMLRSSYTKGVSALLWETFYAAYKMGVDEELFDVIGNTEGSEFKKSAISRMISTAFHASRRQEEMKEVQLALSLFEDPVLAKSTERKFHQIAQKLKRLDKKPDTYREAFLLWEKL; this is encoded by the coding sequence GTGGGATTTATTGGATTTGGAGAAGTGGCATCGACTTTAACTATAGAACTACTAATAAACGGGGCAGAGGTTTTCACCTGTGTGGAAGGCAGGAGTGATTTTAGCCGGAATTTAGCCCAGGAGAAAAATGTTAACACCGTTCCCACTAATGAGGCGCTGGCTCAAAAAGTAGATATTATCCTATCTGCAGTTACACCTGCGGCTGCTATTGATGCGGCTGCATCAATTGGTACTAACTTCAAGGGGACCTATGTGGATATAAATAATGTCTCTCCTGAGGTGGTTAAAAGTGCACTGCAACATATAAAACAGGGTAAAGTGGTAGATGCAGCAATAATAGGGAGTGTGAACCGAAAGAAAGTACAAATACTGGCTTCCGGAAAAGATGCTCCGGAGTTTGCCCAGCTGAATGATTTTGGATTAAATATTAAAATTATTGGCACAGAAATCGGCCAGGCTTCCGGGATTAAGATGCTGCGAAGCTCATATACTAAGGGTGTGTCTGCTCTTTTATGGGAAACATTTTATGCCGCCTATAAAATGGGAGTTGATGAAGAATTATTTGATGTTATTGGAAATACAGAAGGGTCTGAATTTAAAAAATCAGCAATATCACGAATGATAAGTACAGCATTCCATGCTTCAAGGCGCCAGGAAGAAATGAAAGAGGTGCAATTAGCTTTATCCCTTTTTGAGGATCCTGTTTTGGCTAAATCCACCGAAAGAAAATTCCACCAAATAGCTCAAAAACTAAAAAGACTGGATAAAAAACCAGATACTTACCGGGAAGCCTTTTTATTATGGGAAAAATTATAA
- a CDS encoding cytochrome c biogenesis CcdA family protein: protein MEIAPLISFLAGMASVASPCVLPVIPLLAGYVLTRNKKLEILFFVLGLSTIFLAVITLTLIFTAAVNYYLYYIRIIAALILIVMGVLFLSGKNVFNLSVNVSQNSKKGIFGSFIWGVIVSLAWASCYTPYLISLIAFSVSTGDTFFTALNLLSYVSGFFITLLSLGTLISFINITKLANYSRPIGLISGLLIISTGMYLLWLII, encoded by the coding sequence ATGGAAATAGCCCCCTTAATATCATTTTTGGCAGGTATGGCTTCAGTCGCATCTCCCTGCGTACTGCCGGTGATTCCCTTACTGGCAGGATATGTACTCACCCGGAATAAAAAACTTGAAATTTTATTCTTTGTTCTGGGCTTAAGCACCATTTTCCTGGCAGTGATTACTTTAACCCTTATATTCACCGCCGCAGTAAATTATTACCTTTATTACATCCGCATAATCGCTGCTTTAATACTCATAGTTATGGGAGTCTTGTTTCTCTCAGGGAAAAATGTATTCAATCTATCAGTAAATGTAAGTCAAAATTCAAAAAAAGGGATATTTGGTTCTTTTATTTGGGGAGTTATAGTTTCCCTGGCATGGGCTTCATGTTACACTCCCTATTTAATCTCCCTGATTGCTTTTAGTGTTTCTACAGGAGATACCTTTTTCACGGCTTTAAATTTATTATCCTATGTATCTGGATTTTTTATAACCCTTTTATCCCTTGGTACTTTAATTTCATTTATAAATATCACCAAACTGGCCAATTATTCCCGGCCTATAGGTTTAATCTCAGGATTATTAATTATTTCCACCGGTATGTATCTTTTATGGCTGATTATTTAA
- the porC gene encoding pyruvate synthase subunit PorC codes for MIEIRFHGRGGQGAVTAAEILAKAAFEDGKYTQAFPFFGVERRGAPVMAFTRIDDKPIRRRYQVYNPNYVVVLDDGLLEVAEVYSGIENGGKVILNTNKEAPSNPVAKTEIIDATSIALEKLGLPIVNTVMLGAFAGATGEVTLDSIVKIIKETFPGRIGEKNADAAKSAYEHIIK; via the coding sequence ATGATCGAAATTCGATTTCACGGACGTGGCGGGCAAGGTGCCGTTACAGCAGCTGAGATTCTAGCAAAGGCTGCTTTTGAAGATGGAAAATATACACAAGCTTTTCCTTTTTTCGGCGTCGAAAGGCGGGGCGCTCCTGTCATGGCATTCACCAGAATTGATGATAAACCTATAAGAAGAAGATATCAAGTTTATAATCCAAATTACGTTGTAGTACTGGATGATGGTCTTTTAGAAGTTGCAGAAGTGTATTCTGGAATTGAAAATGGAGGAAAGGTAATCTTAAACACAAATAAAGAAGCTCCATCAAATCCAGTAGCTAAAACAGAAATCATAGATGCTACCAGCATAGCCTTAGAAAAATTAGGGCTCCCCATAGTAAATACCGTCATGTTAGGAGCTTTTGCAGGTGCAACCGGTGAAGTAACTCTGGATTCAATTGTGAAGATTATAAAAGAAACCTTCCCCGGAAGGATAGGGGAGAAGAATGCTGATGCCGCTAAATCAGCTTATGAACATATAATTAAATAA
- a CDS encoding DUF308 domain-containing protein produces the protein MKNTVSGILAIILGLIVISFPLLGVVTVSVIVSFSLIILAVWFMALGMASLDLSFTRGLLNLVLGIITLILAIGLIFNPALFSFVAAIILYLAGILLVIAGFIALIGSKESKIGIWPGVIGIILGIIYIILGTYAFDPMYLGMLIGIWLIVTGIFRIFE, from the coding sequence ATGAAAAATACGGTAAGTGGAATTTTAGCCATTATTTTAGGTCTAATTGTAATTTCTTTTCCTCTTTTAGGAGTTGTAACTGTCAGTGTGATAGTGAGTTTCTCTTTGATTATACTGGCCGTCTGGTTTATGGCCCTGGGTATGGCCAGTCTTGATTTGAGTTTTACCAGAGGATTGCTTAACCTGGTGCTGGGTATTATAACTCTCATATTAGCCATAGGTTTAATATTTAATCCCGCCTTGTTCAGTTTTGTGGCGGCTATTATCCTGTATCTGGCAGGTATATTACTGGTAATTGCTGGTTTTATAGCCTTAATTGGTAGTAAAGAATCTAAAATCGGTATCTGGCCTGGAGTAATCGGAATTATTTTAGGTATAATTTATATAATTCTCGGTACCTATGCCTTTGATCCCATGTATTTAGGTATGTTAATTGGAATCTGGTTAATAGTTACGGGAATATTTCGAATATTTGAATAA
- the porD gene encoding pyruvate synthase subunit PorD, producing MDSIGGTVKQPGSTRINKTGSWRTFKPILDKEKCIECDNCVLFCPEGCINKDYDIDYDYCKGCGICEVECPVKAIKMERE from the coding sequence ATGGATTCCATCGGAGGAACTGTTAAGCAACCGGGAAGTACCAGAATCAACAAGACAGGAAGCTGGAGAACTTTTAAACCCATACTGGATAAAGAAAAATGTATCGAATGTGATAACTGTGTCCTTTTTTGTCCAGAAGGTTGTATTAACAAAGATTATGATATAGATTATGACTACTGTAAAGGCTGTGGCATATGTGAAGTAGAATGCCCGGTAAAAGCCATTAAAATGGAGAGAGAATAA